Proteins encoded by one window of Lutibacter sp. A64:
- the uvrA gene encoding excinuclease ABC subunit UvrA, with translation MIKQEEYIEVLGARVHNLKNIDVRIPREKLVVITGLSGSGKSSLAFDTIYAEGQRRYIETFSAYARQFLGGLERPDVDKIDGLSPVISIEQKTTNKSPRSTVGTITEIYDFLRLLFARAADAYSYNTNKKMVSYSDEQIKELILSDFNEKKVAILAPVIKSRKGHYRELFEQIAKQGFVKVRVDGEIRDIEKGMRLDRYKTHDIEIVIDRLLINSSSEKRLEETITTALYSGENVLMVLEHNTDIPRYFSRELMCPETGISYPNPEPNSFSFNSPKGACPKCNGLGRINKVNIKKIIPDTSISIKNGGIAPIGEQKNSWIFKQLQLIAERYKFQLTDPISKIPKEALEVILNGGNEKFEIASKTMGITRNYEIDFEGILNFIENQYKASDSTSIKRWAKDFMDEIDCDSCHANRLKKEALYFKINNKNISELAQLDISELAIWFSNIEEKLSKKQLKIASEILKEIRTRIQFLLDVGLDYLALDRSSKSLSGGEAQRIRLATQIGSQLVGVLYILDEPSIGLHQRDNEKLIKSLINLRDVGNSVIVVEHDKDMIEHADFVLDIGPGAGVHGGEIVSQGTFKELKQQHTLTADYLNETKKIEIPKKRRKGNGKTISLKGATGNNLKNVSVDFPLGKLICVTGVSGSGKSTLINETLYPILNKHIYRGVKKPMPYKSIKGLEHIDKVIDIDQSPIGRTPRSNPATYTGVFSEIRSLYAKTNEASIRGYKPGRFSFNVKGGRCETCQGGGVRVIEMNFLPDVHVECETCQGKRFNRETLEIRYKGKSISDVLNMTIEDAVVFFENIPKIHRKLKTINDVGLGYITLGQQSTTLSGGEAQRIKLAAELSKRDTGNTFYILDEPTTGLHFEDIRVLMEVLNKLTNKGNTILVIEHNMDVIKLADYIIDIGMEGGKNGGQLLCCGTPEEISTNKKSYTAKFLKKELH, from the coding sequence ATTGAAGTTTTAGGAGCACGTGTCCATAATTTAAAAAATATTGATGTTCGTATTCCAAGAGAAAAGTTAGTAGTTATAACTGGTTTAAGTGGTAGCGGAAAATCATCATTAGCTTTTGACACTATTTATGCTGAAGGACAAAGAAGGTATATTGAAACCTTTTCGGCCTATGCAAGACAGTTTTTAGGCGGATTAGAACGTCCGGATGTTGATAAAATTGATGGACTTTCACCCGTAATTTCTATTGAACAAAAAACTACCAATAAAAGTCCACGATCTACAGTTGGAACAATTACTGAGATTTACGATTTTTTACGATTATTATTTGCCCGTGCTGCAGATGCATATAGCTATAATACCAATAAAAAAATGGTAAGCTATAGCGACGAACAGATAAAAGAATTGATTCTGTCTGATTTTAACGAAAAAAAAGTTGCAATTCTAGCTCCAGTTATAAAATCTAGAAAAGGACATTACAGAGAATTATTTGAACAAATTGCCAAACAAGGTTTTGTAAAAGTACGGGTTGATGGAGAAATTAGAGATATTGAAAAAGGTATGCGACTCGACAGGTACAAAACACATGATATTGAAATTGTAATTGACCGCCTATTAATAAATAGCTCTTCAGAAAAAAGATTAGAAGAAACAATTACAACAGCACTATATTCTGGAGAAAATGTATTGATGGTTTTAGAACACAACACAGATATACCTCGCTATTTCAGCCGTGAATTAATGTGTCCAGAAACCGGAATTTCATATCCAAATCCAGAACCAAATTCATTTTCGTTTAATTCTCCAAAAGGAGCTTGTCCAAAATGCAACGGACTGGGTAGAATTAATAAAGTTAATATTAAAAAAATAATTCCAGACACAAGCATTTCTATTAAAAATGGAGGAATTGCCCCTATTGGCGAGCAAAAAAACAGTTGGATTTTTAAACAATTACAACTTATTGCAGAACGTTATAAATTTCAATTAACCGATCCAATTTCTAAAATTCCAAAAGAAGCTCTAGAGGTTATTTTAAATGGCGGTAATGAAAAGTTTGAAATTGCTTCTAAAACAATGGGAATTACCCGTAATTATGAAATTGATTTTGAAGGTATTCTCAACTTTATTGAAAACCAATACAAAGCAAGCGATTCTACCTCAATAAAACGTTGGGCAAAAGATTTTATGGATGAAATTGATTGTGATTCCTGCCATGCAAATCGCCTTAAAAAAGAAGCTTTATATTTTAAAATAAATAATAAAAATATTTCAGAATTAGCACAACTCGACATTTCTGAACTGGCAATATGGTTTTCTAATATTGAAGAAAAACTATCTAAAAAACAGCTAAAAATAGCCTCAGAAATATTAAAAGAAATTAGAACTCGTATTCAATTTTTATTAGACGTTGGCCTAGATTATTTAGCCTTAGATAGAAGCTCAAAATCACTTTCTGGAGGAGAAGCTCAACGCATTAGACTAGCAACACAAATTGGTTCTCAATTGGTTGGTGTACTCTATATTTTAGACGAACCAAGCATAGGTTTACACCAAAGAGATAACGAAAAACTAATTAAATCTCTAATAAACTTAAGAGATGTTGGTAACTCAGTTATTGTTGTTGAACACGATAAAGACATGATAGAACATGCCGATTTTGTTCTAGATATTGGCCCTGGAGCAGGTGTACACGGCGGAGAAATTGTTAGCCAAGGAACTTTTAAAGAATTAAAACAACAGCACACCTTAACAGCAGATTATTTAAATGAAACTAAAAAAATTGAAATTCCTAAAAAAAGAAGAAAAGGAAATGGTAAAACAATTTCGTTAAAAGGAGCAACAGGAAACAATCTAAAAAACGTTTCTGTAGATTTCCCTCTTGGAAAATTAATTTGTGTTACAGGAGTTTCTGGAAGTGGAAAATCAACCTTAATTAACGAAACTTTATACCCAATTTTAAACAAACATATTTATAGAGGTGTAAAAAAACCAATGCCATACAAATCTATAAAAGGATTAGAACATATAGATAAAGTTATAGACATAGACCAATCTCCAATTGGTAGAACCCCACGCTCCAACCCTGCTACCTACACCGGTGTTTTTAGCGAAATAAGAAGTTTATATGCAAAAACTAACGAAGCTTCAATTAGAGGTTACAAACCTGGAAGGTTTTCATTTAATGTAAAAGGCGGACGTTGCGAAACCTGCCAAGGTGGTGGTGTTAGAGTTATTGAAATGAATTTTTTACCAGACGTTCATGTAGAGTGCGAAACCTGCCAAGGCAAACGTTTCAACCGAGAAACTTTAGAAATTAGATACAAAGGTAAATCTATTTCAGATGTGTTAAATATGACCATTGAAGATGCTGTTGTATTTTTTGAAAACATACCAAAAATTCATAGAAAATTAAAAACCATAAACGATGTTGGTCTAGGATATATTACTCTAGGTCAACAATCTACCACACTTTCTGGAGGTGAAGCTCAACGTATAAAATTAGCTGCAGAATTATCTAAAAGAGATACTGGAAATACATTTTATATTTTAGACGAACCTACAACTGGACTCCATTTTGAAGACATTAGAGTACTTATGGAAGTTTTAAATAAACTCACCAACAAAGGAAATACAATACTTGTTATTGAACACAATATGGATGTTATTAAATTAGCAGATTACATTATAGATATAGGTATGGAGGGCGGAAAAAATGGCGGTCAATTACTTTGCTGCGGTACACCCGAAGAAATTAGCACGAATAAAAAAAGCTATACTGCTAAATTCTTAAAAAAAGAATTACATTAG